From the genome of Anopheles funestus chromosome 2RL, idAnoFuneDA-416_04, whole genome shotgun sequence:
CgtacaaacagcaacaacagcatacGTATGTTTGCCCACgctggcgcacacacacacacgcataccaTCCCGGGGACGGGTGTATCGGTGTGAAATTAGAAAGTGTTTTCTAACCATCCACAACCTAAACCGGCACCTCTGCACCATGGGCATAGGTACGGTTTGGAGCCTTTTGGCTGTACCCGACCACAGTTCAGAGGATATTGCTGTCTACATGCATTGCCGTACACTCTGCTGCTAATCGTACCCTTTCGCATATTTTTATAATCACTCTAATGTTGTgctattaaactttttttctgtatgtgtgcgtgggGGTGTAAACATAGGAATTCCACCGTCGCAATGTTACCCATTATTCAACAGATTGACCTTATGGGAAGAATCTCTACAACCTTCAAAAGTTGTCTCGTTCAAGTGCGGaaggtatttaaaaaaaaaaacaaacataaaaaaagcagaaaaaaacctaaaaaatcTAAAGATCCGAGCGATGAAAGTCGTCCCCCGTGTGACGATCGAATAATGAACTGCACCGTATTGGACGGATGCCACGCAACCGAAACGATCAGCGCCAACAGTGACGCCGAAGAGCGTCCACCATACCATTTGGGCGACCCGTCTGTGGCGTAGGTTTTGCTAAAGAGGACGTGCCGGAGGTATGCTAAGTTTCAAGCACTTCGTTCGTTTGCTAGCGTCGGCGACGGTTAACGGGTTTCGGTTTGGAAAACCTGCAGCCATAAGTCTGGTTCCATTTTCtatgaatgtgtgtatgtgtgtgtgtttttttttgtttgtttcgtttcacctGGACCGAACCCCCCCTTTTGCTCCCTCCCCCAACTACGACATTATGCGAACCTACATTAAGTGCGATGGCGACTGGCTGGCTCGCTGCGGCACATCGAAATGGTGAAGCATAAATATGCGCCGAGCGGGTTGAGGTGAGGTTGTTTATAGTTCTGTGCTGCCTCTCTCCCATCGCTCTAGACTGCTGTCGATAGCAGCACGGAACTTGAGCGtcccgtaaaaaaaaacccgtaaaaAATGACATTCGATTAAAAGAGGTATTGCCGTGCATTGTTCAGTGAGTTCCTCAAAAGATGCTGTGAAGCCTATGGTTTATTGCTTACAGTTTAATTAAACTGTGCTAAATTGGTTCCATGTTGaggtaaaaatattaaattttaaacaagttTACCTTCACGAAGTAAATTagtaagtttaaaaaaattcaactaaaGTACAGTGTGTGTACTCCTTCATCAGGTACAATGAATTCTACTCCACATTAAATACTCACAAGGTGAATAGGAGGATccaacgaaagaagaaaaaaaaaagaaatccataCAGCAGGTGACGGAAGTTAATCCACAACTAACTGCCTCGAGGGTGGTCAAACAACGTTCGATACAACCTCAATTACATGACGGTGGTGCAAATAAAACTGATCCACTTTGCACGCATTATACCACCATTAAGTGTCGGATTTAAAATTCTGACGCACCAAATGAGCGTTAGTGTGACGTTTTCAAGTTGGTTTCGACTTATACAATaggtttttacaaattttacacattaaaaaaaaacctctataATTGTGTAAACGATTGattgagagagaaagagacagagACGTGATGTCTAAAAAGCGAAAATGTTCCAAACGAAGTCGATGCATCGTTTTACAGCgacacaacaacacacaaccgGAAAAGGTGTCGAAATGTCAACTCGTCCTTCGACGCGTTGCGACCGGTGCCAGAAGAGGACAGATTTAATTGGACCTCCTGGCTTCAAGccttccccgttacccgttgCCTTGTGGGGGTTCGTCGTTTCCCTCCTGCGAAGTCGAATGACGTTCGCTTTTGCAGTATTGCTTATgtcttgttcttgttttttgcaatatatttttttgttgtttcatgaCAGGATTAAAACCGAAACTGCGTTGCGCTACGCTCTAAGATCACGCTTGCAACACGCATCCCAGTGCCAGTGACAGCGCGACACACTAATGCGGCCTCAATCCATAGTGCTCCGAGTGTGACCGTCCGATAAAGGTGCTTCATGACGTTAATTACAATGTAACGCGTTGCCCCCCAACGCCGGAGAGGAGACATCCGATTCgtattttcttccattatttTGCACACTTgggatgttgtgtttttttgttttgtttttgctgtttgtttgtagaCTCAATCAATATTCAGTCAGGTGCGTTCGGGTTCCTTGCGCAGCGAACCGACCACCGAAAGTCCTTGAAGCAAGAGGCGTCCTACAAGCGGCGTAGCACAAAGTGTATCACGCACCGCCAAGAGGAAAGCTAGATCCTCACCACTACATCGATGCATTATCGTGCTGATGCAACGGCCGTGCAATGGTTGTGCTCCGTCCCCACCCGTGTACCGAACGCCGGGCCGGGTACGACAAGATGACGAGGTTCTTTAATTGGACACGGGGAGTAGCGCAAAAAACCTCGAGAGGACCGTAAAAAGCCAAACGAGCTGTGCGCTGCTTCGAGAAGGGTTTCACAAGATCTTTGATCGGGTTTTGGGTGGAAATTTTCCTGCAGCGCAATGGTAAAGAGGGAATAGCTTTTGCCGTGTGTTTTAGAGCGCGCTCCGTCTCTGGTTCGGTGGGGGGAAAAACCCCGCCGTCAtttcgatggaaaatggaCCTAAAGTAAAGGGCCTGcctttatgaaaataaaacacacacttaaGGCTCATATTTTTATACCCGTTGTACACGTTGGCAGCAACGCGAACCCTATTTTTGCAGTTTGAAGTGTCGCACCCACTCAGCCAATCAGGATCGGATGATCTTGAGATGGGTCGTTATCAATGGTTTCGGTACGCTCCGGGGCACACATTTTGCCAAGTGGACAGTAAAAACGTGATGGGATCGGTGAAGACGTTTTAAgcgtattaaaaaaataaacatttgcaCACACAGAACTGATATGTGGTATTGAATGCATGAGACAGCAAATGATGTTCGATccactttttgtttgttcttctttgTAACCTTATCGGGGGTTCgagggtggttttttgtttgctactcCATCACATCCAGTGCATCCGATGCGCTCTGCATTGCATTACGCAGAAATGATGCCTTATCACAATAGGCGCATACGCGGAATGTAATGCAAAAACCTTGTACGCGTCGtgtaatcaaacaaaacaaaagatgcgCCTGCCTCTTACAAACATTCTcagcaacgaaacgaaaacacacacacacctcggCACGTGGTGCGTTTGGCGCAATACGAATACCTGGACACATTTTCACCTGTGCACGCACTTACGTGTGCGTTCTCGACACGCACATTGGCCTGCCATTCACTGCCGCTTGCCGCACAGTGGAGAAGGCCAAAGCCACAACGCCGTAGGAATGTTCGAACGATTTACCCACAGCGAAGGCATACCGATCACGGATCATCGGTACACACCGCACGGCAGTACCCCACGATCGGTACGATCGGTGATGATTTGTAAGCCTACGGTGTAGGAGAATTGATACACTGTTTTGCGGTAGAAACCATTACTGGCGAATGGTGGTGATTTAAAGTGAACCATTTGAACAGATGTttggcttttttctttctttccgtttttcctcAACATTCTTGCAAGAGTCAGAGCAGCGTCAGTGGTGTGGTGTGTTGCATGATGGCAACTTTCTACGAAGCAAGGAGACAGAAATGGTccacaaacacatgcacaaGTTgtcttccaaaaacaaaaaaaaatcctcactgTGTTTAAacgattccctttttttcgaacAATGGTTTCAAGGTTTCTGAATATTGCATTTCACTCGAACCTCCCTTCGAAGCGTAGGAAAGATGCAGCTTTTTTATGCGCACGAACACACGATACTTACTTCATGCGATTCAGCAAACATTCGATAGCCTCGTCAGTGTCAACGGGTTAACGGGGACATAACGATGCATTGATGCCAACACACACGAACAAACGCTTTCGTCCTTTTTTCCAGCACGCAaccacaaacactcacacaaccCTTTAGCATGGGCAACAGGCCGTTTTTTAGTACAGCGAACGGACAAAGTTTCACTCGCGAACAGGCGCAACAAACCACTCAACACAGCGTCCGCGATATTCACGTCGTCGAACTGACGaattcaaaacataaacacaccgAACCGACCGATCGCTGGCGAAACCTTCAGGTACGGGGATGCGTGTAGCGGTGCTTTGTAGGTGCTGCTTCCACTACACTCGCAAAACACCCTGTACGCACGGAGCACGGACAAAAATTCGAACGCGGTTCGTAATCGTGTGGCTGTGGTGGCTTCCCTTGCCTAGAGGACCGAACGGGACGCGCGCGCGGCGAAAAATGTTAATCGAACGAACGTTTGCCGAGCATTGAGTTAGGCCCGCGCGCATAATGTTGTTGAAAGCTGCGTGAGTGAGCGGTGAGCGAAAGGAGAATTCCCCACCATCGCGCGTATCACAAGCAAACCGTCATAGtggctgctgcttgctgctgctgctcacgGTATGTCGAGGATCGAACCCATCCAGCGATGGTCGCCTGTTTTTGCCGCTGCAGCCAAAGCCCAAAAACTGATGGATCACATGATAAAAGAGACACACAGATATGGTGCTGTGCCGCTTACTCCGATAGCGAGCAGGAAGGTAAGCTGTGAAAGCTTGGCGAAAAAGTATTGCAATACGTAAAGGGAACCCCTTGCGCTTTGGTGCATTCGTTTTCTTTGTGAAGCTTTCGTTTGGAAATGGAGTTAGTAAAAATGTGCGTAAAAAgggctttttttaatattaacttATATGCTTGAAAAAGATTAGCTGTGACTATCCGGCATTTGCTTCGTTCAGTTTTAATTAACTGATTTGAGTAATGTGGAATaatcaatttgattaaaatatttttttataatttttaaaaattatatatttctgtttcttattatttttaacacgcGCAACAAACATATAACTAAACTTAAAATGTGCTAGAAATATTAATTCGATGTAAATATTACTCGATTTCGGTTTAACAGTAAATTTGtttccaaaagcaaaacaacacagcAACCACTGCACAGCCTTTCGCTCACAAAACGAACGACTGCAACGACCAGCACTGAACAGAAGAGACGAACCGTACGAAACGAAGCCAAAGCACCGCTTGCAAAATGTGCGAGCCGAGTGAGAAGAAATTTCTCACCAAAAGCTcaccaaaccgaaccgaagtTTGGTGGTGAAAACCGCAAACCCACCTAATGAGCGTGAGTGAGCGGGTAAgcatttaaagaagaaaaaaaagctcacgcAGCTCAAAAAAGCTCCCTTACCGGTTCGCTTAAGAAGGGGAAAACACTTACCCTGACTGCACTCGGTCGGCCGATTCCGGAACGGTGATCGTATGTGGATGAAAATGTGTGTTTCTTGCATGCGGCTTTGTTGTTTCGTAGACGGGAGGATGTGCCTTTGCCAAGGCAAAAGAAACGTACCGAAGAAGGTCGTCCATGAAAGAAGCAATTTACGGCCACACTGTACGACCTAAAACGTGCATCAGCAAAGTGTCAGTATATGGGCATTTACAAAATGAGAGGAGAATAAAAGgcattgttcttttttatttacttttgctAAAAGAGACAACGAAATTTTGCAAGGATATTCGAAAGATTGTTTTTCAGATTAAGGTATGATTTTGGTAAATTATACTGCTTGTGTCATTTTCCTCTATATCATCAACCAATTGTCGAAAATTGTATAAGTTCATGAAAAGATCATACGCTCAAAACAATGCATGTTTTTCAGATACCCATTCCAAACCTTGACGAAATGTTCCCGACatgggaaaacaaacaaatagaaataCATTTGCAAAACGGATGCACCATGAAGCTGTGCCAAGGTAAGCGAGTTTAAgactgttttgtttcactgcttttgtacataatttttcactcctgCCCCGGGGGGAATTCCCGCTTTTGACGCAttcgaaaatgtttgtttacgtaCGTAACATTTTGTATTGTTTCCCTCCCTCTATTCCTCTTATTTATACCTTTGCATTGCAgttttaagtttattttcacaatAAACCCAAAACGAAGGAGGTGAGATGAGATTCGATTTGAGGCAACATTTTCGTATTTGTTTGACAACGCAAAGTATAAAACAATACACGATCGTAAACATTTGTTCATCAATTGCATATTCCAAACGCATCGCATGAGTGAATGTGTTGACAGCATCGATTAAGATAATTTCGCAGGGATAAGATTGAAATGTTGTCTGTCCTCGACTCAAAAAAACGGCATTGTTTGATCTTAACCGGCTATATTGGCACGGTTACACTCGGTATAAGCTGCCTTTTCACGGTTAGGAGTAAGAAATATCTTTTGATCGATATGATTGTATGTCCTCGATGAAGCGACAAAAAATCAGGATATACTAATTCTGCAATGTAAGCCATTAGTAATATGTAAGTAGATATAGACTATAGATGTAGATATGGATCTCTATGATAAGAAACATATAGTTCCCTTTGTCACAATTCTTATACACTCTCGTGCtactaaaaagaaaatgctctTTTTCAGTGCTTATCTGTAGTTTTTGCAACTGCCCTTACTTTTTCTACACTTTAACTGCATCACCTTACATACTGCCTGCTGTTTATCATTTCCTCACAATAAATTggactttaaaataaaagacatGAATAACTTATGAAGCGAACAAAACTTCACCATTTACCTCAACATGTTCTGTCCAGCTCACTACTCGTATTGCACTTGTTACCACTGGTGATTCCATCACGACGAATTGGTTCTTTCTCCTCCAAAGCTTCATGTACTACTGACAATTATTAATGTTGTCTCAAATCTGTCACCGTGTACACAGGTTGacacaaaaacataatacTCCGCGAACCTTATAATACCCTGTTCGGCATGCATCGATGATGGCCTGTCCACGGTTGAACTGTACCGTAGAGTTTTAGCAAGAACCGTGACCTAACACATTGCCCCTCCGACACACTGTAAGGCGATCATACAAAATACATATTTGGTCAATCCGCTTATCCATCCGTCAATGACGATACAACGCACCTGAGTACGAACCGAAactgtttttctcttccttcttttGGTGGCAATATGTTTATGAAAAGAACATTTTTAGTGGATTAGTTCACCGATGCGTTCGTCGTAATTTGATGCCACTGCTAACACTTCGTAACAGTTCAATACCTTGAGAAtgataatttgaaattttgcaatattcgGAAAGAAAGGCAAACTATTGTGTActgaaaaacaatttacttAATAGACTATTTTTACAACATTTGTTGGATATCTACGCGGATTGATTTTGATGTGCTTTTCGACGGATTAATAAATGCAAAATCGTACCAAAATTGTGACCATCCCATATCCCAGGACGTTGCAAATCAAACGATGTTCGATTATGTACAACGTGCGTGCTTCAATAAGCTTCAGTCCGTAACGCGACTTTGAGTCATTCGTGTTATCTAGTCAAAGTTTCGTAAAAATTAGCAAACCATGTGGGTGGGCAATTGTGTCTGtgacaatttaattatttgattatttaacaAATGTATAATTCAATTGTAAATTTTaaccacgtttttttttaagtaagcTTACAGCAagcgtttttggtttttttatgcgTAAGCTAAcacaattaaatttacaacGGTAGtagagttttaaaaataataaattaatctaTACGtaacaaaaccatttctttATTCGATTTACAATGATACTTCCGTGTTATTGAACCGGTATCGTGTTAATTAATAGAAAGCTAAATGTTGCTTTCCAAAAGAGCCTACATCTATGCAATACGCATTACGTACGAACCCGCTTCACCTACTAACCCATACACTGGTAGGAACGGAAGCTACTAAGCATTTCTTTCTCTACTCTAAGTGACACTACCGCCAGTAAGGTCAATGTCTTCATATTTGccaatttttggatttttgtgttttttttttctcttctccttTTTACCTAGAGCTAATTAGTgctaaattatattaaacacACTTGAGAAGCTCATTAGCAAACGGCAATATTTCTTGCTCATTCACACTATTCGTCCACTAGTGTAGGTAATATGAGCGGAATGGGGGGGgaacaaaaacattgaaacgGTTTTTGGGATGAAACATGAAACCATCCAGCGATTCATCACTTCCTGTAAACGCGCGTTCCATGAAAATGTGTGTACCATTTTCTTATTCTTCCTTGGCCAATGTGCCGGAAAACCGTTGGTACCGTTAACGAGGACATTACAAGCGTTTCCTTCTCACCTTTTATTAATCTTTCTAGCTCATGCGTACGGACCCGTCGAGCCCTTGGTAGGTGTATAATTCGATTAGCCATATTCTGTACAATAAATATCTGCAGTTTTCTACCGTTTTGCTCAAGTCGGATAGCTGACTTCGGTGTGCAAACAGTTCTTGGTGCAAACGGAGAGTGAGTGTTTGTGGTACAAAGTTTGAATATaggtttgtttaaaaaaaagagcgaTCCATCGAAGTGAAACGGCCACCGGGACGCTagttttttaaagtttctaTATCTTCTTGAGCCCTCATCACGATGCCGTACTACGGTCCGATGCAACAGCCCGGTCTCTGGGGCCAACCGGTCTCCAATCTAACCGTGGTGGATAAGGTGCCACCGGAAATTATGCACCTCGTCGATCCGCACTGGTATCAATTTCCACCAATGAATCCACTGTGGCACTCGATCATCGGATTTGTGATCTTCGTACTTGGCGTTGTTTCGATCATTGGCAACGGTATGGTGATCTACATCTTCTCCACCGCCAAATCGCTCCGTACACCCTCGAACCTGTTCGTCGTTAATCTCGCATTGTCGGACTTTCTCATGATGGGCACGAACGCCTTCACCATGGTGTACAACTGTTGGTACGAGACCTGGTCGCTGGGATTGCTGATGTGCGATCTGTACGCATTCTTCGGATCGCTGTTCGGATGTTGCTCCATCTGGACCATGACAATGATCGCGCTGGATCGTTACAATGTGATCGTGAAGGGTTTGGCCGGCAAACCGCTCACCAACACTGGCGCTATACTGCGCATTATAGTGTGCTGGCTGATCGGAGTCGTGTGGGGCATCCTGCCGATGTTGGGCTGGAACCGATACGTGCCGGAAGGAAATATGACGGCGTGCGGTACCGATTACCTCACCGACGATTGGTTCCACAAGTCGTACATTCTGG
Proteins encoded in this window:
- the LOC125762243 gene encoding opsin-1-like; translated protein: MPYYGPMQQPGLWGQPVSNLTVVDKVPPEIMHLVDPHWYQFPPMNPLWHSIIGFVIFVLGVVSIIGNGMVIYIFSTAKSLRTPSNLFVVNLALSDFLMMGTNAFTMVYNCWYETWSLGLLMCDLYAFFGSLFGCCSIWTMTMIALDRYNVIVKGLAGKPLTNTGAILRIIVCWLIGVVWGILPMLGWNRYVPEGNMTACGTDYLTDDWFHKSYILVYSVFVYYIPLFTIIYSYIFIIKAVSAHEKNMREQAKRMNVQSLRSSDDGKSAEMKLAKIALVTISLWFMAWTPYTVINYTGVFKTANISPLATIWGSVFAKANAVYNPIVYGISHPKYRAALMRRFPSLACSDSPASDDKSLASEASGVTTDVNPTTT